In one Aquabacterium sp. OR-4 genomic region, the following are encoded:
- a CDS encoding acetoacetate--CoA ligase — translation MSLPTTGQRPEPTPQITRYQQWLAAQRGLHFEAYQDLWQWSVDELPAFWQSIWDFFDIQSPTPAAQVLDAERMPGARWFSGAQVNYAQQVLRHADALHAAGHPAIVFADEPLLAAGQLRELSWPELRRQVASMALALRGMGVQRGDRVCAVLANTPETAVVFLACASIGALWSVCSPDMGPVAVLDRFRQIEPTVLIAADGYRWGGQAYDRRAVLAELLAGLPSVRHAVLWARVDESAPAQALAGPHRQAHDLAALLRGDGLAPEAVAGFAPEWLPFDQPLWVVYSSGTTGLPKPIVHGHGGVMLEALKLGVLHNDVGPTLLTGDRFHWFSTTGWIMWNSQIGGLLGGTTVCIFDGNPAGTPASASPGTHDWSTLWRFAGLAGVSFFGAGAAFYASCAKAGVEPTALADLSRLRAVGSTGSPLSEDSYRWIWGHLPRREGRDIWLTSISGGTDFAGAFLAGVPSVPVRAGEMSCRCLGAAVQAWSEDGQPLIDAVGELVCVKPMPSMPLYLWNDPDGQRLHDSYFDMYPGGNGKPAVWRHGDWLRLVPHDDAGPGSGTCGAVIYGRSDATINRHGVRMGTAELYRAVEALPEVLDSLVVDLEYLGRESWMPLFVVLREGVVLDDALSARIKAEVRQALSPRHVPNEVFQVAAVPRTLSGKKMELPVKKLLMGADPDTVMKRDAMANAQCVDWFIGLAQRRGAPAPADTRARLPGG, via the coding sequence ATGTCCCTGCCGACGACGGGCCAGCGGCCTGAGCCCACCCCGCAGATCACCCGCTACCAGCAGTGGCTGGCCGCCCAGCGTGGCCTGCACTTCGAGGCCTATCAAGACCTGTGGCAATGGTCGGTGGATGAGCTGCCGGCCTTCTGGCAATCGATCTGGGATTTTTTCGACATCCAGTCGCCCACGCCGGCCGCCCAGGTGCTGGATGCCGAGCGCATGCCCGGTGCGCGCTGGTTCAGCGGCGCCCAGGTCAACTACGCGCAGCAGGTGCTGCGCCATGCCGATGCGCTGCACGCCGCCGGCCACCCGGCCATCGTGTTTGCCGACGAGCCGCTGCTGGCCGCCGGCCAGCTGCGCGAGCTGAGCTGGCCCGAGCTGCGGCGCCAGGTGGCCAGCATGGCGCTGGCGCTGCGCGGCATGGGCGTGCAGCGCGGCGACCGGGTGTGCGCGGTGCTGGCCAACACGCCCGAGACGGCGGTGGTGTTCCTGGCCTGCGCCAGCATCGGCGCGCTGTGGTCGGTGTGCTCGCCCGACATGGGGCCGGTGGCCGTGCTCGACCGTTTTCGCCAGATCGAGCCCACGGTGCTGATCGCCGCCGACGGCTACCGCTGGGGCGGCCAGGCCTACGACCGCCGCGCCGTGCTGGCCGAACTGCTGGCCGGCCTGCCCAGCGTGCGGCATGCGGTGCTGTGGGCGCGGGTGGATGAGTCGGCGCCGGCGCAGGCCCTGGCCGGGCCGCACCGGCAGGCCCACGATCTGGCCGCGCTGCTGCGCGGCGACGGCCTGGCGCCCGAGGCGGTGGCCGGCTTCGCGCCCGAGTGGCTGCCGTTCGATCAGCCGCTGTGGGTGGTGTATTCGAGCGGCACCACGGGGCTGCCAAAGCCCATCGTGCACGGCCATGGCGGCGTGATGCTCGAGGCGCTGAAGCTCGGCGTGCTGCACAACGACGTGGGGCCCACGCTGCTGACCGGCGACCGCTTCCACTGGTTCTCGACCACCGGCTGGATCATGTGGAACAGCCAGATCGGCGGCCTGCTGGGTGGCACCACGGTGTGCATCTTCGACGGCAACCCGGCCGGCACCCCGGCCAGTGCCTCACCCGGCACGCACGACTGGTCGACGCTGTGGCGCTTTGCCGGCCTGGCCGGCGTGAGCTTCTTCGGCGCTGGCGCGGCCTTCTATGCCTCGTGCGCCAAGGCCGGCGTCGAGCCGACGGCGCTGGCCGACCTGTCGCGGCTGCGCGCGGTGGGCTCCACCGGTTCGCCCTTGTCGGAAGACAGCTACCGCTGGATCTGGGGCCACCTGCCCCGGCGCGAGGGCCGCGACATCTGGCTGACCTCGATCTCGGGCGGCACCGACTTTGCCGGCGCCTTTCTGGCCGGCGTGCCCAGCGTGCCGGTGCGCGCCGGCGAGATGAGCTGCCGCTGCCTGGGCGCCGCGGTGCAGGCCTGGAGCGAAGACGGCCAGCCGCTGATCGACGCCGTGGGCGAGCTGGTGTGCGTGAAGCCCATGCCCTCGATGCCGCTGTACCTGTGGAACGACCCCGACGGCCAGCGCCTGCACGACAGCTACTTCGACATGTACCCCGGCGGAAACGGAAAACCGGCGGTCTGGCGCCACGGCGACTGGCTGCGCCTGGTGCCGCACGACGATGCCGGCCCGGGCTCGGGCACCTGCGGCGCGGTCATCTACGGCCGCAGCGACGCCACCATCAACCGCCACGGCGTGCGCATGGGCACGGCCGAGCTGTACCGCGCGGTCGAGGCCCTGCCCGAGGTGCTGGACAGCCTGGTGGTCGACCTGGAGTACCTGGGCCGCGAATCGTGGATGCCGTTGTTCGTGGTGCTGCGCGAGGGCGTGGTGCTCGATGACGCGCTCAGCGCGCGCATCAAGGCCGAGGTGCGCCAGGCGCTGTCGCCACGCCATGTGCCCAACGAGGTGTTCCAGGTGGCGGCCGTGCCGCGCACGCTGTCGGGCAAGAAGATGGAGCTGCCGGTCAAGAAGCTGCTGATGGGCGCCGACCCCGACACGGTGATGAAGCGCGATGCGATGGCCAATGCCCAGTGCGTGGACTGGTTCATCGGCCTGGCGCAACGGCGTGGTGCCCCGGCGCCCGCAGACACGCGAGCCCGGCTGCCGGGCGGGTGA
- a CDS encoding NAD(P)-dependent oxidoreductase, protein MKPVILLLVPMKPMEDGLVAALSALRPDLELLRWRADLGEAELARVNVVLGWAFPPGLAGRLPALRWVCAMAAGVEKLLVPDLPAAVPISRIVDPDQALGIAQYVAAVVLDHARGLARYRAQAPQRDWTRHPMAAARHRVGVLGYGEVGREVGRVLQALGFAVQGWRRDGSALHDFLRGCDIVVNSLPLTPATRGLLDAAALAAMPRGGYLVNIARGGHVVEADLIAALRSGQLAGAALDVQQREPLPADDALWAEPGITITPHIAAQSSLATVAAQFVAGLDALAGGRPLPNPVDRARGY, encoded by the coding sequence ATGAAACCCGTGATCCTGCTGCTGGTGCCGATGAAGCCGATGGAGGACGGCCTGGTGGCCGCCTTGTCGGCGCTGCGCCCCGATCTCGAACTGCTGCGCTGGCGCGCCGATCTGGGCGAGGCCGAGTTGGCCCGCGTCAACGTGGTGCTGGGCTGGGCCTTTCCGCCCGGGCTGGCCGGCCGGCTGCCCGCGCTGCGCTGGGTGTGCGCCATGGCCGCCGGCGTGGAGAAGCTGCTGGTGCCTGATCTGCCGGCCGCGGTGCCGATCAGCCGCATCGTCGATCCCGACCAGGCGCTGGGCATTGCGCAGTACGTGGCCGCGGTGGTGCTGGACCATGCGCGCGGCCTGGCCCGCTACCGCGCCCAGGCGCCGCAGCGCGACTGGACGCGCCACCCGATGGCCGCCGCCCGCCACCGCGTGGGCGTGCTGGGCTACGGCGAGGTGGGCCGCGAGGTGGGCCGCGTCTTGCAGGCGCTGGGTTTTGCGGTGCAGGGCTGGCGGCGCGACGGCAGCGCGCTGCATGACTTTTTGCGCGGCTGCGACATCGTGGTCAACAGCCTGCCGCTCACCCCGGCCACGCGCGGACTGCTGGACGCCGCGGCCCTGGCCGCGATGCCGCGCGGCGGCTACCTGGTCAACATTGCCCGCGGCGGCCATGTGGTGGAGGCCGACCTGATCGCCGCGCTGCGCAGCGGCCAGCTGGCCGGCGCCGCGCTCGATGTGCAGCAGCGCGAGCCGCTGCCGGCCGACGATGCGCTGTGGGCCGAGCCCGGCATCACCATCACGCCGCACATCGCGGCGCAATCCTCGCTGGCCACGGTGGCGGCGCAGTTCGTGGCCGGGCTGGACGCGCTGGCCGGCGGCCGGCCGCTGCCCAACCCGGTGGACCGCGCACGGGGCTACTGA
- a CDS encoding putative bifunctional diguanylate cyclase/phosphodiesterase — protein MAKLRLLLQAPQALSAPQRRSWRMLAWINLITVVSTLLWAPALWLQGDRLGGLSYAAAGLAAAGALRVLARGRLRLCVRLTIVLTLGFVTANALWLNPPVSGLPRSAHQYLLMLGVVSTLVTRDDLPWVRYGYPALCLGLYAWLAGSHFTLHPGPPVSAAVYVWGAWFDHLMALGVILLTLHVLQTDSARPEGLAADLRQAIELHELELHYQPQVDDQGRVIGAEALLRWTHPQRGPVSPAEFVPLAERCGLMPELGAWVLREACVQLARWAGDARLRGLVLAVNVSAQQFDQPDFVPRLLALVKQHRVAPERLKIELTESALAHDLDSVIRKMQALRRHGLSLALDDFGTGFSSLSLLRRLPLDQIKIDQSFVRDMADGAQGEAIARAIVMMGLSLGMEVIAEGVETETHREALARIGCSRYQGWLFARPMPAPALLAWVHARPAPASGTGAALAAAGAAPAAPTAAAAPAVAAGAQAGA, from the coding sequence ATGGCCAAGCTCCGCCTTCTTCTCCAAGCTCCGCAAGCCCTGTCGGCGCCGCAGCGCCGCAGCTGGCGCATGCTGGCCTGGATCAACCTGATCACGGTCGTGTCCACGCTGCTGTGGGCGCCGGCACTGTGGCTGCAGGGCGACCGGTTGGGCGGGCTGTCGTATGCCGCGGCCGGGTTGGCGGCGGCCGGCGCCTTGCGGGTGCTGGCCCGCGGCCGGCTGCGGCTGTGCGTGCGGCTCACCATCGTGCTGACGCTGGGCTTCGTGACGGCCAATGCGCTGTGGCTGAACCCGCCGGTCAGCGGCCTGCCGCGCTCGGCCCACCAGTACCTGCTGATGCTGGGCGTGGTGTCCACCCTCGTCACCCGCGACGACCTGCCGTGGGTGCGCTACGGCTACCCGGCGCTGTGCCTGGGCCTGTATGCCTGGCTGGCCGGCAGCCACTTCACGCTGCACCCGGGGCCGCCGGTGAGCGCGGCGGTGTATGTCTGGGGCGCCTGGTTCGACCACCTGATGGCGCTGGGCGTGATCCTGCTGACGTTGCATGTGCTGCAGACCGACTCGGCCCGGCCCGAAGGACTGGCGGCTGATCTGCGCCAGGCCATCGAGCTGCACGAACTCGAGCTGCACTACCAGCCGCAGGTGGACGACCAGGGCCGCGTGATCGGTGCCGAGGCCCTGCTGCGCTGGACGCATCCCCAGCGCGGGCCGGTATCGCCGGCCGAGTTCGTGCCGCTGGCCGAGCGCTGCGGCCTGATGCCCGAACTGGGCGCCTGGGTGCTGCGCGAGGCCTGCGTGCAGCTGGCGCGCTGGGCCGGCGACGCGCGCCTGCGCGGGCTGGTGCTGGCAGTCAACGTGAGCGCGCAGCAGTTCGACCAGCCCGACTTCGTGCCGCGGCTGCTGGCCCTGGTGAAGCAGCACCGCGTGGCGCCCGAGCGCCTGAAGATCGAGCTGACCGAGAGCGCCCTGGCCCATGACCTGGACAGCGTGATCCGCAAGATGCAGGCACTGCGCCGCCACGGCCTGTCGCTGGCGCTTGACGACTTCGGCACTGGCTTTTCTTCATTGAGCCTGCTGCGCCGCCTGCCACTCGACCAGATCAAGATCGACCAGTCCTTCGTGCGCGACATGGCCGACGGGGCGCAGGGCGAGGCCATCGCCCGGGCCATCGTGATGATGGGCCTGAGCCTGGGCATGGAGGTCATTGCCGAGGGCGTGGAGACCGAGACCCACCGCGAGGCGCTTGCGCGCATCGGCTGCAGCCGCTACCAGGGCTGGCTGTTTGCACGGCCGATGCCGGCCCCGGCCTTGCTGGCCTGGGTGCATGCGCGGCCGGCACCGGCTTCGGGCACCGGTGCGGCGCTTGCTGCGGCGGGGGCGGCTCCGGCTGCCCCGACTGCTGCGGCGGCACCGGCGGTTGCCGCCGGCGCCCAGGCTGGCGCCTGA
- the trxC gene encoding thioredoxin TrxC, with the protein MDTHHIVCPHCQATNRVQADRLADGPDCGRCHQPLLDGLPITLTDANAAKLLGQTTLPVLVDFWAPWCGPCRQMAPQFEAAARQLKGRVIFAKVDSDQNPQLAAQFGIRSIPTLVKLQGGRELARQTGALPAGQIVGLASA; encoded by the coding sequence ATGGACACCCACCACATCGTCTGCCCGCATTGCCAAGCCACCAACCGGGTGCAGGCTGATCGACTGGCCGATGGGCCCGATTGCGGGCGCTGCCACCAGCCGCTGCTGGATGGCCTGCCGATCACCTTGACCGATGCCAACGCGGCCAAGCTGCTGGGCCAGACCACGCTGCCGGTGCTGGTGGACTTCTGGGCGCCATGGTGCGGGCCGTGCCGGCAGATGGCGCCGCAGTTCGAGGCGGCGGCGCGTCAGCTCAAGGGGCGGGTGATCTTTGCCAAGGTCGACAGTGACCAGAACCCGCAGCTGGCGGCGCAGTTCGGCATCCGCAGCATCCCCACGCTGGTCAAGCTGCAGGGCGGGCGCGAGCTGGCCCGTCAAACGGGGGCGCTGCCGGCCGGGCAGATCGTGGGCCTGGCCAGCGCCTGA
- a CDS encoding helix-turn-helix transcriptional regulator has translation MLHGEFASVLQAGTREDFRGEVVRFAQRLGFDTVSVISVVDLGINRLEIESIDNAPAGYADSISDTRAARRDPVMQHCRKQSVPIVWNQDTYTREGLGDLWEEQAHFGYCTGIAMALHLPQGRHFAMGVERDQPLPSDRGELTRIVADLQLFAVHALDAAMRVLTPGPAVGERTILTPREIEVLHWTMEGKTAWEVGAILGISERTAVLHINNAMHKLECGSKHQAVLKALRLGLIG, from the coding sequence ATGCTGCACGGGGAGTTCGCGTCGGTGCTTCAAGCCGGAACCCGTGAGGACTTCCGGGGCGAGGTGGTGCGCTTCGCGCAGCGCCTGGGCTTCGACACCGTCTCGGTGATTTCGGTGGTCGATCTGGGCATCAACCGCCTCGAGATCGAGTCGATCGACAACGCGCCCGCCGGTTACGCCGATTCGATCAGCGACACCCGCGCCGCGCGTCGCGATCCGGTCATGCAGCACTGCCGCAAGCAGTCGGTGCCGATCGTCTGGAACCAGGACACCTACACCCGCGAAGGCCTGGGTGATCTCTGGGAAGAGCAGGCCCATTTCGGTTATTGCACCGGCATTGCGATGGCGCTGCACCTGCCGCAGGGGCGGCATTTCGCGATGGGGGTAGAGCGAGATCAGCCGCTGCCGAGCGACCGCGGCGAACTCACCCGCATCGTGGCCGATCTTCAGCTTTTTGCGGTGCACGCACTGGACGCCGCCATGCGGGTTCTGACGCCCGGCCCGGCCGTCGGCGAGCGCACGATCCTCACGCCGCGCGAGATCGAGGTGCTGCACTGGACGATGGAAGGCAAGACGGCGTGGGAGGTTGGCGCCATCCTGGGAATCAGCGAGCGCACCGCGGTATTGCACATCAACAACGCGATGCACAAGCTCGAATGTGGCAGCAAGCACCAGGCCGTCTTGAAGGCGCTGCGCCTGGGCCTGATCGGCTGA
- a CDS encoding YgaP family membrane protein, which translates to MKLNVGGMDRILRISAGLVLVGLAATGTVGAWGWIGVVPLLTGAVGFCPLYPLVGMNTCPMNKG; encoded by the coding sequence ATGAAACTGAACGTTGGCGGCATGGACCGCATTCTTCGCATCAGCGCCGGCCTGGTGCTGGTGGGCCTGGCGGCCACGGGCACCGTGGGGGCCTGGGGCTGGATCGGCGTGGTGCCACTGCTCACCGGGGCCGTGGGCTTTTGCCCGCTGTACCCCCTGGTGGGCATGAACACCTGCCCGATGAACAAGGGCTGA
- a CDS encoding Crp/Fnr family transcriptional regulator, with protein sequence MPTPLADRLLSLYPVLAELPAEVRDEVLAHDCLQLHLPEGQALFDEGAPCQGFPMVLRGEVRVARGSPQGRSLELYRVLPGELCVVSTSCLFGHRLLVAHGGTVAPTELAVLSPAGFERWTAVPAFRRFVFGVFADRLAELMALAEAVAFQRLDQRLASALLGHGSVIAATHQALADELGTVREIVTRLLRRFERAGWLRLGRERVEILDASALRALSAGLPPAPTPAPATIPLPARPTPPADNPR encoded by the coding sequence ATGCCCACCCCCTTGGCCGACCGCCTGCTGTCGCTCTACCCGGTGCTGGCGGAGCTGCCCGCCGAGGTGCGCGACGAGGTGCTGGCCCACGACTGCCTGCAGCTGCACCTGCCCGAAGGCCAGGCGCTGTTTGACGAAGGCGCGCCCTGCCAGGGCTTTCCGATGGTGCTGCGTGGCGAGGTGCGGGTGGCGCGCGGCAGCCCGCAGGGCCGCTCGCTGGAGCTCTACCGCGTCTTGCCCGGCGAGCTGTGCGTGGTGTCCACCTCCTGCCTGTTCGGCCACCGCCTGCTGGTGGCCCATGGCGGCACAGTGGCCCCCACCGAGCTGGCCGTGCTGTCACCCGCCGGCTTCGAGCGCTGGACGGCGGTGCCGGCGTTTCGCCGCTTCGTGTTCGGCGTGTTCGCCGACCGTCTGGCCGAGTTGATGGCGCTGGCCGAGGCGGTGGCCTTCCAGCGCCTCGATCAGCGCCTGGCCAGCGCGCTGCTGGGCCATGGCAGCGTGATCGCCGCCACCCACCAGGCCCTGGCCGACGAGCTGGGCACGGTGCGCGAGATCGTCACCCGGCTGCTGCGCCGCTTCGAGCGCGCCGGCTGGCTGCGCCTGGGCCGCGAGCGGGTGGAGATCCTCGACGCCAGCGCACTGCGCGCACTGTCTGCCGGCCTGCCACCGGCACCGACCCCAGCCCCGGCCACGATCCCGCTTCCAGCGCGGCCGACACCGCCCGCCGACAACCCTCGGTGA
- a CDS encoding DUF2061 domain-containing protein — MAKSASFGAMHVGIAFGVGYALTGSVTVAGAITVVEPLCNTVAHYFFDRWWDARDNAALGAAG; from the coding sequence ATGGCCAAGTCAGCCAGTTTTGGCGCCATGCACGTCGGCATCGCGTTTGGGGTGGGTTATGCGCTCACCGGCAGCGTGACGGTGGCAGGGGCCATCACCGTGGTGGAGCCGCTGTGCAACACCGTGGCGCACTACTTCTTTGACCGCTGGTGGGACGCGCGCGACAACGCGGCACTGGGCGCCGCCGGCTGA
- a CDS encoding YkgJ family cysteine cluster protein yields the protein MDCRPACAACCIAPSISTPIPGMPQGKPAGVPCVQLDEALRCRLFGHADRPAVCGSLRPVAEMCGDGRTHALHWLSQLEAATAPPPPECGAATAYHGAARATVPARLGQAG from the coding sequence ATGGACTGCCGCCCCGCCTGCGCCGCCTGCTGCATCGCACCGTCGATCAGCACCCCCATTCCGGGCATGCCCCAGGGCAAGCCGGCCGGCGTGCCCTGCGTGCAGCTCGACGAGGCACTGCGCTGCCGGCTGTTCGGCCACGCCGACCGGCCGGCGGTGTGCGGCTCACTGCGGCCGGTGGCCGAGATGTGCGGCGATGGGCGCACCCATGCACTGCACTGGTTGTCGCAGCTCGAAGCCGCCACCGCCCCGCCACCGCCTGAGTGCGGTGCCGCGACCGCGTACCACGGCGCGGCGCGCGCCACCGTGCCGGCCCGGCTCGGCCAGGCCGGCTGA
- the mnmG gene encoding tRNA uridine-5-carboxymethylaminomethyl(34) synthesis enzyme MnmG encodes MLHPQTFDVIVVGGGHAGTEAALAAARMGCATLLLTHNIETLGQMSCNPSIGGIGKGHLVKEVDALGGAMGAATDEGGIQFRILNGSKGPAVRATRAQADRILYKAAIRQRLENQPNLWLFQQAVDDLMVESDGQGERVTGAVTQGGMAFRGRTVVLTAGTFLDGRVHIGLQNYSAGRAGDPPAVSLSARLKELKLPQGRLKTGTPPRIDGRSIDFSQLQEQPGDGVPLVGRWGESAATGPEVPVFSYLGRWQQHPRQLPCWITHTNERTHEIIRSGFDRSPMFTGVIEGVGPRYCPSIEDKINRFADKDLHQIFLEPEGLTTHEFYPNGISTSLPFDIQLAAVRSMAGLAQAHILRPGYAIEYDFFDPRGLKNSFETRAIGGLFFAGQINGTTGYEEAAAQGLFAGANAALQAQGRGPLLLRRDQAYLGVLVDDLITKGVSEPYRMFTSRAEYRLQLREDNADMRLTELGRELGLVDDARWAAFSRKRDAVARQAEKLRTSWVHPGILAAAEAERLLGKAIEREYNLADLLRRPGIGFDTVAEVLQVARPNLALEDRVSRETLAADLGDASLADAVIEQVEIATKYAGYIGKQGEEVERAAHFEHLALPAELDYSQVAALSHEVRQKLGAQRPETLGQASRISGITPAAISLLLVHLKKKRFKGFVDARPGEGAVPDPAGAAVPADTPPASTPEGTAQA; translated from the coding sequence GTGCTGCATCCTCAAACATTCGACGTCATCGTCGTCGGCGGCGGCCATGCCGGCACCGAGGCCGCGCTGGCCGCGGCGCGCATGGGCTGCGCCACGCTGCTGCTCACCCACAACATCGAGACGCTGGGCCAGATGAGCTGCAACCCCAGCATCGGTGGCATCGGCAAGGGCCATCTGGTCAAGGAGGTGGATGCGCTGGGCGGTGCGATGGGTGCGGCCACCGACGAAGGCGGCATCCAGTTCCGCATCCTCAACGGCAGCAAGGGCCCGGCGGTGCGCGCCACCCGGGCGCAAGCCGACCGCATCCTGTACAAGGCGGCGATCCGCCAGCGGCTGGAGAACCAGCCGAACCTGTGGCTGTTTCAGCAGGCGGTGGACGACCTGATGGTCGAGTCCGACGGGCAGGGCGAGCGGGTGACCGGCGCAGTCACCCAGGGCGGCATGGCCTTTCGCGGCCGCACGGTGGTGCTGACGGCAGGCACTTTTCTGGATGGCCGGGTGCATATCGGGCTGCAGAACTACAGCGCCGGTCGGGCGGGCGATCCGCCGGCGGTGAGCCTGTCGGCCCGCCTGAAGGAGTTGAAGCTGCCGCAGGGCCGGCTGAAGACGGGCACGCCGCCGCGCATCGACGGTCGTTCGATCGACTTCAGCCAGCTGCAGGAGCAGCCGGGCGACGGCGTGCCGCTGGTGGGCCGATGGGGTGAATCGGCCGCCACCGGACCCGAGGTGCCGGTGTTCAGCTACCTGGGCCGCTGGCAGCAGCACCCGCGCCAGCTGCCGTGCTGGATCACCCACACCAACGAGCGAACGCACGAGATCATTCGCTCGGGCTTTGACCGCAGCCCGATGTTCACCGGCGTGATCGAAGGTGTGGGGCCGCGCTACTGCCCCAGCATCGAGGACAAGATCAACCGCTTTGCCGACAAGGACTTGCACCAGATCTTCCTGGAGCCCGAGGGCCTGACGACGCACGAGTTCTACCCCAACGGCATCTCCACCTCGCTGCCCTTCGACATCCAGCTGGCGGCGGTGCGCAGCATGGCCGGCCTGGCCCAGGCGCACATCCTGCGGCCGGGCTATGCCATCGAGTACGACTTCTTCGACCCGCGCGGTCTGAAGAACAGCTTCGAGACGCGCGCCATCGGTGGCCTGTTTTTCGCCGGGCAGATCAATGGCACCACCGGCTACGAAGAAGCGGCGGCCCAGGGCCTGTTTGCCGGTGCCAATGCCGCGCTGCAGGCCCAGGGGCGAGGGCCGCTGCTGCTGCGCCGCGACCAGGCCTATCTGGGCGTGCTGGTGGATGACCTGATCACCAAGGGCGTCAGCGAGCCCTACCGCATGTTCACCAGCCGCGCCGAATACCGGCTGCAGCTGCGCGAAGACAACGCCGACATGCGCCTCACCGAGCTGGGGCGTGAGCTGGGCCTGGTGGACGACGCCCGCTGGGCGGCCTTCAGCCGCAAGCGCGACGCGGTGGCGCGCCAGGCAGAGAAGCTGCGCACGAGCTGGGTGCACCCGGGCATCCTGGCGGCGGCCGAGGCCGAGCGCCTGCTGGGCAAGGCCATCGAGCGTGAGTACAACCTGGCCGATCTGCTGCGCCGGCCCGGAATCGGCTTCGACACGGTGGCCGAGGTGCTGCAGGTGGCGCGGCCAAACCTGGCGCTGGAGGACCGTGTTTCACGTGAAACATTGGCTGCAGATCTGGGTGATGCGAGCCTGGCCGACGCCGTGATCGAGCAGGTGGAGATCGCCACCAAGTACGCCGGCTACATTGGCAAGCAGGGCGAGGAGGTGGAGCGCGCGGCCCACTTCGAGCACCTGGCGTTGCCCGCCGAGCTCGACTACAGCCAGGTGGCGGCGCTCAGCCACGAGGTGCGGCAAAAGCTGGGCGCACAGCGGCCGGAGACCCTGGGCCAGGCCTCGCGCATCTCTGGCATCACGCCCGCAGCCATCTCCTTGCTGCTGGTGCATCTGAAGAAGAAGCGCTTCAAGGGCTTTGTCGATGCCCGGCCAGGCGAGGGCGCCGTGCCCGATCCGGCTGGCGCCGCGGTGCCAGCCGATACCCCGCCCGCCAGCACACCGGAAGGCACAGCCCAGGCATGA
- the rsmG gene encoding 16S rRNA (guanine(527)-N(7))-methyltransferase RsmG, which yields MNRKPHATGPDQGGDTWAGDAQHAAQRAAFDARSQAAAGDRRARLLAAAEALHTPLDEAAANRLMAYLGLLQRWNKVYNLTALRDPEEMLSHHLVDCLAVLAPLRRHIASLVQGDHSEPAQRPDAPHILDVGSGGGLPGVVLAVLEPGWQVDCVDTVAKKASFIRQVAAEVGLPNLRGLHARVEALSPAARRYQVVTSRAFASLPDFTSLTRHLLAEQGVWMAMKGRAPGDEQAALPASVQVFHVEQLAVPGLDAQRCLVWMRPA from the coding sequence ATGAACCGCAAACCGCACGCCACCGGGCCCGACCAGGGCGGCGACACCTGGGCAGGCGACGCCCAGCACGCCGCCCAGCGCGCGGCTTTTGATGCCCGCAGCCAGGCGGCGGCCGGTGACCGGCGCGCCCGCCTGCTGGCCGCTGCCGAGGCGCTGCACACGCCGCTGGACGAAGCCGCCGCCAACCGCCTGATGGCCTACCTGGGCCTGCTGCAGCGCTGGAACAAGGTCTACAACCTGACCGCGCTGCGCGACCCGGAAGAGATGTTGAGCCACCATCTGGTGGATTGCCTGGCCGTGCTGGCGCCGCTGCGCCGCCACATCGCCAGCCTGGTGCAAGGCGACCACAGCGAGCCGGCCCAGCGCCCGGATGCGCCGCACATCCTGGATGTGGGCAGCGGCGGGGGCCTGCCGGGCGTGGTGCTGGCGGTGCTGGAACCCGGCTGGCAGGTGGATTGCGTGGACACCGTGGCCAAGAAGGCCAGCTTCATCCGCCAGGTGGCGGCCGAGGTGGGGCTGCCCAATCTGCGCGGTCTGCATGCCCGGGTGGAGGCGCTGAGCCCGGCCGCTCGACGCTACCAGGTGGTCACATCGCGGGCCTTTGCCTCGCTGCCCGACTTCACGTCGCTCACCCGGCACCTGCTGGCAGAGCAGGGCGTGTGGATGGCCATGAAGGGCAGGGCGCCGGGCGACGAACAGGCGGCACTGCCCGCCAGCGTGCAAGTGTTTCACGTGGAACAACTGGCCGTGCCGGGCCTGGATGCCCAGCGCTGCCTGGTGTGGATGCGGCCGGCCTGA